A genomic region of Brevibacillus sp. JNUCC-41 contains the following coding sequences:
- the panC gene encoding pantoate--beta-alanine ligase, which yields MKTFTSAADLQLALREEKSNHKSIGYVATMGFLHEGHATLLEKARNENDIVVLSIFVNPMQFGPNEDFETYPRDLARDENVAANGGVDYLFYPTVHEMYGEEPSVKVVVQSRTDVLCGRQRPGHFDGVATVLTKFFNIILPDRAYFGKKDAQQVAVIDGLIKDFNFPIQLVAVDTVREEDGLAKSSRNVNLSDQERMEAKELYQSLLMAKEAVESGERNAATVTALVNEHIAVHTSGVIDYIEIYQYPELKPLESLAGNVIIAMAVKFKHARLIDNITLYVE from the coding sequence ATGAAAACTTTTACATCAGCTGCTGATTTGCAACTGGCACTCAGAGAGGAAAAAAGCAATCACAAAAGCATTGGCTATGTAGCGACAATGGGGTTTTTACATGAGGGGCATGCAACCCTTTTGGAAAAGGCTCGCAACGAAAATGATATTGTGGTATTGAGTATTTTTGTGAATCCGATGCAATTTGGGCCTAATGAGGATTTTGAAACTTATCCGCGGGATTTGGCACGGGATGAAAATGTCGCAGCAAATGGCGGAGTGGATTATCTTTTCTATCCAACAGTCCACGAAATGTACGGTGAAGAACCATCTGTGAAGGTTGTTGTCCAAAGCAGGACGGATGTTTTATGCGGGAGACAAAGGCCTGGACACTTTGATGGTGTAGCGACGGTCTTAACGAAATTCTTCAATATCATCCTTCCTGATAGAGCTTACTTTGGTAAGAAGGATGCCCAGCAAGTCGCCGTGATAGATGGACTGATCAAAGACTTTAATTTCCCTATCCAGCTAGTTGCTGTAGATACCGTTCGCGAAGAAGATGGGTTAGCGAAGAGCTCGCGAAATGTTAACCTATCAGATCAAGAACGCATGGAGGCTAAAGAACTGTACCAAAGTTTATTAATGGCCAAAGAGGCGGTTGAATCAGGTGAAAGAAATGCAGCAACCGTCACGGCCTTGGTAAATGAACATATTGCTGTCCACACAAGTGGAGTGATCGACTATATTGAAATCTATCAATATCCGGAACTTAAACCACTTGAATCGCTGGCAGGAAACGTCATCATTGCAATGGCTGTAAAGTTCAAGCATGCAAGACTAATTGATAATATCACCTTATATGTGGAATGA
- the panB gene encoding 3-methyl-2-oxobutanoate hydroxymethyltransferase, which produces MKLSGDYLKMKQNQEKIVMLTAYDYPSAKLAEQSGVDMILVGDSLGMVVLGYESTIPVTVNDMIHHTKAVKRGAPNTFVVTDMPFMSYHLSMDETLKNAARIMQEGHADAVKLEGADDVVEKISALTKAGIPVVAHLGLTPQSVGVLGGYKVQGKDAESAAQLLEDARKCEAAGAMAVVFECVPHQVGEFITRNLGIPTIGIGAGAETDGQVLVYHDVIKYGVDRLARFVKVYGDANELIGQSITSFVNEVKSKDFPSEEHTFTMKEEQLSELYGGKR; this is translated from the coding sequence ATGAAATTGTCCGGAGATTATTTGAAAATGAAACAAAATCAAGAGAAAATTGTCATGCTGACGGCTTATGATTACCCGTCAGCAAAGTTAGCCGAACAATCAGGTGTAGACATGATTTTAGTCGGCGATTCTTTAGGAATGGTCGTATTGGGATATGAATCAACGATTCCAGTTACGGTGAATGACATGATCCACCATACAAAGGCAGTTAAACGCGGTGCACCAAATACATTTGTCGTGACGGACATGCCCTTTATGAGCTATCACCTATCTATGGATGAAACACTCAAGAATGCAGCCAGAATCATGCAGGAAGGTCATGCAGATGCCGTGAAGCTCGAGGGCGCGGATGATGTTGTTGAAAAAATATCAGCATTGACCAAGGCGGGCATCCCGGTTGTAGCCCATCTTGGCTTGACTCCTCAATCAGTCGGCGTTCTGGGCGGCTATAAAGTGCAAGGTAAAGATGCTGAAAGTGCAGCACAGCTCTTGGAAGATGCGAGAAAGTGTGAAGCGGCGGGAGCTATGGCAGTAGTATTTGAATGTGTTCCACATCAAGTGGGGGAATTCATCACACGGAACCTAGGAATTCCTACCATCGGGATTGGGGCAGGCGCAGAAACGGATGGTCAAGTCCTCGTTTACCATGATGTCATCAAGTATGGGGTAGACCGGCTAGCGAGATTCGTAAAAGTTTATGGAGATGCAAATGAACTGATTGGTCAATCGATTACAAGCTTTGTGAATGAAGTGAAATCTAAGGATTTTCCGTCGGAAGAACATACTTTTACAATGAAGGAAGAGCAGCTTTCTGAACTTTATGGAGGGAAAAGATGA
- a CDS encoding biotin--[acetyl-CoA-carboxylase] ligase: protein MQSELRTMLMEALSKADGAFISGQEIAEYIGCSRTAVWKHIEDLRSEGYNVEAVRKKGYRIISAPEKVSESEIQLGLETKTIGKMIHYQETVESTQKIAHQLANEGVQEGTLVVAEEQLSGKGRLMRSWHSPKFSGIWMSLILRPKIPIHEAPQLTLLTAVAVAQAIEDTTDLKPQIKWPNDILVNRKKVVGILTEMQAESDRIHSVIVGMGMNINQQLEDFPEELQEKASSLLIESGGVVSRSKVIQRALFRLENLYELYLDQGFMPIKDLWESYAISLGQVIKASTVNDTIVGKALGITDSGVLLLEDGKGTVHSIYSADIEIQ, encoded by the coding sequence ATGCAATCTGAGTTAAGAACAATGCTGATGGAGGCCCTATCAAAAGCGGATGGTGCGTTCATATCCGGTCAGGAAATTGCTGAATACATTGGCTGTTCGCGCACAGCTGTCTGGAAGCATATAGAAGACCTGCGCAGTGAAGGATATAACGTGGAAGCCGTTAGGAAAAAAGGCTACCGGATCATATCAGCTCCGGAAAAAGTGTCAGAGAGCGAAATACAACTTGGCTTGGAAACAAAAACGATCGGCAAAATGATCCACTATCAGGAGACTGTAGAATCCACTCAAAAAATAGCGCATCAACTAGCAAATGAAGGCGTTCAGGAGGGAACCCTCGTCGTTGCCGAGGAGCAGTTATCCGGAAAAGGAAGGCTAATGAGATCTTGGCATTCCCCGAAATTCAGCGGCATATGGATGAGTCTGATCCTAAGACCGAAAATCCCGATTCATGAGGCTCCGCAACTTACATTATTGACCGCAGTCGCTGTGGCTCAGGCTATAGAGGATACCACTGATTTGAAGCCACAAATAAAGTGGCCGAATGATATTTTGGTGAATCGCAAGAAAGTGGTGGGCATCCTGACGGAGATGCAGGCGGAGTCAGATAGAATCCATTCCGTCATTGTCGGAATGGGGATGAATATCAATCAGCAATTGGAGGATTTTCCTGAAGAACTGCAGGAAAAGGCTTCTTCTCTTCTCATAGAAAGTGGAGGGGTTGTTTCAAGGTCCAAGGTCATTCAACGAGCATTGTTCCGTCTCGAAAATTTGTACGAGCTCTATTTAGATCAAGGCTTCATGCCAATAAAGGATTTATGGGAGAGTTATGCGATCAGTCTTGGCCAGGTTATCAAGGCCAGTACGGTTAATGACACGATTGTCGGAAAAGCATTGGGCATAACGGATTCAGGCGTTTTACTTCTTGAAGACGGAAAAGGAACCGTACACTCGATATATTCAGCAGATATTGAAATTCAGTAG
- a CDS encoding CCA tRNA nucleotidyltransferase codes for MDRLFLKSVPILEVIEEAGYEAYFVGGSVRDYILGRPINDVDIATSATPQEIKRIFPNTADIGIDHGTVLVITDTGTYEITTFRTESGYSDFRRPDSVQFVRSLTEDLQRRDFTMNAMAMDKTGKIIDPFNGKRDLAEKRIITVGNPHERFHEDALRMMRALRFVSQLDFDLDQETFHSLKENAQIISEIAVERILVEFEKLVAGSNKIRAFSLLLESGLYQYLPLFSSEKDHLTDLLDLPLHQLKTAEIWSIIMVHTKDQELEKSLRAWKLPLKTIRNIQRTIQLVKKEPSAIDVFQAGHGVTVQAAKVKAALTGGNVSDAEENAHQRYNDLIIKQMSDLAVTGTDLLNWHQEKPGPWVKEYLEKILKAVLNEELRNDKEEIKRWLVKCNLS; via the coding sequence ATGGATCGATTATTCTTAAAATCAGTACCCATTCTGGAAGTGATAGAAGAAGCAGGATACGAGGCTTATTTCGTTGGCGGCTCTGTAAGGGATTATATCCTTGGCAGGCCCATAAACGATGTGGATATCGCCACTTCCGCAACACCCCAGGAAATCAAAAGGATTTTTCCTAATACGGCTGACATCGGAATCGACCACGGAACAGTGCTTGTCATTACGGATACGGGTACATACGAAATTACGACGTTTAGAACGGAAAGCGGGTATTCGGACTTTCGCAGACCCGATTCTGTACAATTTGTCCGTTCTTTGACAGAGGATTTGCAAAGAAGAGATTTTACGATGAATGCAATGGCAATGGATAAGACCGGAAAAATCATAGATCCATTTAATGGTAAGCGTGATTTGGCAGAAAAAAGGATCATCACGGTTGGAAACCCTCATGAAAGGTTTCATGAGGATGCATTGAGAATGATGCGTGCATTAAGGTTCGTAAGTCAACTTGATTTTGATCTGGATCAAGAAACCTTTCATTCCCTTAAAGAGAATGCTCAGATCATCAGTGAAATCGCTGTCGAAAGAATCCTGGTTGAATTCGAGAAGCTAGTTGCCGGCTCCAATAAGATAAGGGCTTTCTCACTCTTGCTGGAAAGCGGATTATATCAATATCTGCCTCTATTCTCCAGTGAAAAAGATCATTTGACAGACTTACTGGACTTGCCGCTTCATCAGCTAAAAACGGCAGAAATATGGTCTATAATCATGGTTCACACAAAGGATCAGGAACTCGAAAAGTCTTTGAGGGCATGGAAGCTGCCATTGAAAACGATTAGAAACATTCAACGTACGATACAGCTAGTGAAGAAAGAACCATCAGCCATCGATGTATTTCAGGCAGGTCATGGCGTAACAGTACAAGCTGCTAAAGTCAAGGCGGCACTGACTGGCGGTAATGTATCGGATGCGGAGGAAAATGCACATCAGCGCTACAATGATCTTATTATAAAACAAATGTCGGATCTTGCCGTTACAGGAACGGATTTATTGAATTGGCATCAAGAAAAGCCAGGTCCATGGGTCAAAGAATACTTGGAAAAAATATTGAAGGCTGTCTTGAATGAAGAATTAAGAAATGATAAAGAAGAAATAAAGAGGTGGCTGGTGAAATGCAATCTGAGTTAA
- the bshA gene encoding N-acetyl-alpha-D-glucosaminyl L-malate synthase BshA, protein MKLKIGITCYPTVGGSGVVATELGKMLAEKGHEIHFISSSLPFRLNKMYCNIFYHQVEVNSYSVFQYPPYDLALASKIADVVKREKLDILHVHYAIPHAVCAILAKQMSGNKVKIVTTLHGTDITVLGHDPSLTNLIKFGIEQSDVVTGVSNSLVQQTHELIAPDKEIKTVYNFIDERDYHKSNSDYLKDEYGISEDEKVIIHVSNFRSVKRVKDVIQAFYLTQKKMPAKLLLVGDGPEVTTVLKLAKDLGIDDSVLFLGKQDNLAELYSISDLIFLLSEKESFGLVLLEAMACGVPCIGTNIGGIPEVIVDGETGYICELGDVDMVAEKAVGLLSDPILHKRFSEAALQRANTDFHSDTIMSEYEAIYIQALEGKSME, encoded by the coding sequence ATGAAATTAAAAATTGGAATTACCTGTTACCCTACAGTTGGGGGTTCGGGTGTCGTAGCAACTGAATTAGGTAAGATGCTTGCAGAAAAAGGACATGAAATACATTTCATTTCTTCAAGCCTCCCTTTTCGCTTGAATAAGATGTACTGTAATATTTTTTATCACCAGGTTGAAGTGAACTCGTATTCAGTCTTTCAATATCCACCATATGACCTGGCTCTTGCCAGCAAGATAGCAGATGTCGTAAAACGGGAGAAGTTAGATATCCTTCACGTTCATTATGCAATTCCACATGCTGTTTGTGCGATCCTTGCAAAGCAGATGTCGGGTAATAAAGTTAAGATCGTAACCACACTGCATGGTACGGACATAACCGTATTAGGCCATGATCCCTCATTGACCAATTTGATAAAATTCGGGATAGAGCAATCAGATGTCGTTACTGGAGTATCTAATTCCCTTGTTCAGCAAACGCACGAATTAATCGCGCCGGATAAGGAAATCAAAACCGTCTATAATTTTATTGATGAAAGAGATTACCATAAATCCAATTCAGATTACCTTAAGGATGAATACGGAATCAGTGAAGATGAAAAAGTGATCATACATGTTTCGAATTTCCGTTCGGTCAAGCGAGTGAAAGACGTCATCCAGGCGTTTTATTTAACTCAAAAGAAAATGCCCGCAAAGCTTTTACTTGTAGGAGACGGGCCGGAAGTGACAACCGTATTGAAATTGGCTAAAGATCTTGGAATCGATGATTCCGTCTTGTTTCTTGGTAAGCAGGATAACCTTGCCGAATTATATTCAATCAGTGATTTGATATTCCTATTATCGGAAAAAGAGAGTTTCGGACTTGTGTTGCTCGAGGCGATGGCATGTGGAGTTCCTTGTATCGGGACGAATATCGGCGGAATTCCTGAAGTCATCGTTGATGGGGAGACTGGTTATATTTGTGAATTGGGAGATGTGGATATGGTTGCTGAAAAAGCGGTGGGACTTTTAAGTGACCCGATTTTACATAAACGTTTTTCTGAAGCTGCGCTGCAAAGGGCTAATACTGATTTCCACTCTGATACGATCATGTCAGAGTATGAAGCCATCTACATTCAAGCACTTGAAGGTAAATCCATGGAATAG
- the bshB1 gene encoding bacillithiol biosynthesis deacetylase BshB1: MKNKSNIDILAFGAHADDVEIGMGGTIAKYVQQGREIVICDLTKAEMSSNGTVPLRQEEAQKAAEILGVKRISLDLPDRGLYMKAEYINQIITVIRQYKPALVFAPFLEDRHPDHGNCAKLVEEAVFSAGVRKYMEEEGLDSHRVQNMYYYMINGFHKPDFVVDITSTISKKLDSLRAYGSQFDKSQISVETPLVNGYIETVEARERMFGKEVGVAYAEGFMTKKPLLIDADLLGEK, translated from the coding sequence ATGAAAAACAAAAGTAACATAGATATCCTGGCTTTTGGCGCACATGCGGATGATGTTGAAATCGGTATGGGCGGCACAATCGCTAAATATGTGCAACAAGGCAGGGAAATTGTCATTTGTGACTTGACAAAGGCTGAAATGTCATCCAATGGTACCGTTCCATTGCGGCAAGAGGAAGCGCAGAAGGCTGCTGAAATCCTTGGGGTGAAGAGGATTTCTCTTGATCTACCCGACCGGGGACTATACATGAAAGCGGAATACATAAATCAAATCATTACGGTCATTCGCCAATATAAACCTGCCCTTGTATTTGCACCATTTTTGGAAGATCGCCATCCCGATCATGGTAATTGTGCAAAATTAGTCGAGGAAGCAGTTTTTTCGGCAGGAGTAAGAAAGTATATGGAAGAAGAAGGCCTGGATTCTCATCGTGTCCAAAATATGTACTATTATATGATCAATGGGTTTCACAAACCGGACTTCGTCGTGGATATCACTTCTACAATATCGAAAAAGCTGGATAGCCTTAGGGCATATGGCAGCCAATTCGATAAAAGTCAAATATCTGTAGAAACACCGCTAGTTAATGGCTATATCGAGACTGTAGAGGCACGGGAGCGGATGTTCGGTAAAGAAGTGGGTGTCGCCTATGCGGAGGGATTCATGACAAAAAAACCGTTACTGATCGATGCCGACTTGTTAGGAGAAAAATAA
- a CDS encoding methylglyoxal synthase yields MKIALIAHDKKKEDIIRFVTAYKAVFEQHELFATGTTGKRIMQEVSLPVHRFHSGPLGGDQEIGAMIARGEMDMVLFFRDPLTSQPHEPDVSALIRLSDVYEIPLATNMGTAEVLIQGLKHGYMDWLKLRQKQGEINEKQK; encoded by the coding sequence ATGAAAATTGCCTTAATTGCCCATGATAAGAAAAAAGAAGATATCATTCGATTTGTAACAGCCTATAAAGCTGTATTTGAGCAGCATGAATTATTTGCAACAGGTACGACCGGGAAACGAATCATGCAAGAAGTATCACTGCCCGTCCATCGTTTTCATTCAGGACCTCTTGGCGGGGATCAGGAAATAGGTGCAATGATTGCACGCGGAGAAATGGACATGGTCCTATTTTTCCGCGATCCTTTGACATCACAGCCACATGAACCTGATGTATCGGCGCTTATACGACTATCAGATGTATATGAAATTCCCTTGGCGACAAATATGGGCACGGCAGAAGTGCTGATACAAGGGTTGAAACATGGGTATATGGACTGGCTAAAACTACGGCAAAAACAAGGTGAGATAAATGAAAAACAAAAGTAA
- the dapB gene encoding 4-hydroxy-tetrahydrodipicolinate reductase produces MSKVKVIVAGPRGRMGNEAVKLVHRTEGFELAAVIDRKHNGESISAIEGFHGIEAPVFSDINECFSSIKADVLIDLTTPEVGMFHTETALNHGIRPVVGTTGFTKEDLAKLDSLTKEKGIGCIIAPNFAIGAILMMKFSQMAAKYFPDVEIIEMHHDQKLDAPSGTASKTADMIAAVRETKQQGHPNEKETIQGARGANVDGMHIHSVRLPGLVAHQQVLFGSDGELLTVRHDSFNRASFMSGVKLAVDTVMKLDVLVYGLENIIE; encoded by the coding sequence ATGAGTAAAGTGAAAGTGATTGTAGCTGGTCCACGTGGCAGAATGGGAAATGAAGCGGTGAAGCTTGTACATAGGACAGAAGGGTTTGAATTGGCAGCTGTCATAGATCGCAAGCATAACGGGGAAAGCATCTCCGCGATAGAAGGTTTTCACGGTATTGAAGCACCGGTTTTCTCGGATATAAATGAATGCTTTTCTTCTATAAAGGCGGACGTATTGATAGATTTGACCACACCTGAAGTGGGGATGTTCCATACCGAAACGGCACTTAATCATGGTATCCGCCCTGTAGTGGGAACGACAGGCTTTACTAAGGAAGATTTAGCGAAGCTGGATTCATTAACAAAAGAAAAGGGCATTGGTTGCATCATCGCTCCAAACTTTGCAATTGGAGCCATTTTGATGATGAAGTTTTCCCAAATGGCTGCAAAGTATTTCCCTGATGTAGAGATCATAGAAATGCACCATGATCAAAAACTGGATGCACCTTCTGGCACTGCTTCCAAAACGGCAGACATGATTGCAGCCGTACGTGAAACAAAACAACAGGGGCACCCTAATGAAAAAGAAACCATCCAGGGGGCAAGAGGTGCAAATGTAGATGGCATGCATATCCACAGTGTTCGGCTACCGGGACTGGTTGCCCATCAACAGGTGCTTTTCGGAAGTGATGGAGAGCTATTGACGGTTCGGCATGACTCCTTTAATCGAGCGTCCTTCATGTCAGGAGTCAAACTTGCCGTCGATACCGTCATGAAATTGGATGTTCTTGTATACGGCCTTGAAAATATTATCGAATAG
- a CDS encoding nucleotide pyrophosphohydrolase: MEKHKTIQQMQAEVDQYIGQFKEGYFSPLAMLARMSEELGELAREVNHYHGEKPKKATEEENTIEAELGDMLFVLICFANSLGIDLQNSHDLVMEKFTTRDKDRWTRKEEKMEEEGKDE, translated from the coding sequence ATGGAAAAGCATAAGACGATCCAACAAATGCAAGCGGAAGTCGACCAATACATAGGACAATTTAAAGAAGGATATTTCAGCCCTCTGGCCATGCTCGCCCGCATGTCTGAAGAACTTGGGGAATTGGCTAGGGAAGTCAATCATTACCATGGTGAAAAACCAAAGAAGGCAACAGAGGAAGAGAATACGATTGAAGCGGAATTAGGGGATATGCTTTTTGTGTTGATTTGTTTTGCCAATTCTTTAGGGATTGACCTTCAAAACTCGCATGATTTGGTCATGGAAAAGTTTACAACCCGTGATAAAGATAGATGGACAAGAAAAGAAGAGAAAATGGAGGAGGAAGGTAAAGATGAGTAA
- a CDS encoding YitT family protein, producing MLLGLKLKNIIFILFGAGIFAFGLVHFNMQNNLAEGGFTGLTLIIYQLIGINPSYSNLVLNIPLFLIGWKYLGRTSFFYTIIGTVGLSVWLWVFERYQIEIDLGNDLMLVALFAGVFVGVGLGIIFRYGGTTGGVDIIARFAHRYLGMGMGRTMFIFDAVVIGLSILTYLDYRQAMYTLVAVFIGARVIDFMQEGAYAARGAMIISDKNKQIAEKIMNDMERGVTVLRGYGSFTRNDREVLYCVVGKNELVRLKTAITSVDPHAFVSVSEVHDVLGEGFTLDENKNPIER from the coding sequence ATGCTTTTGGGCTTAAAATTGAAAAATATTATATTCATCCTTTTTGGGGCTGGGATATTCGCTTTTGGCCTCGTGCATTTTAATATGCAGAACAACTTGGCCGAAGGCGGATTCACCGGTCTCACCTTGATTATATATCAACTTATCGGAATAAATCCTTCTTATTCTAATTTGGTTTTGAATATTCCTTTATTTTTAATAGGGTGGAAATATTTAGGACGCACTTCTTTCTTTTATACGATTATCGGAACGGTCGGCCTCTCCGTTTGGCTATGGGTTTTCGAAAGATACCAAATCGAAATCGATCTCGGAAACGACTTGATGCTTGTGGCATTGTTTGCCGGGGTTTTTGTTGGTGTCGGGCTGGGCATCATCTTTCGTTACGGCGGGACAACAGGCGGAGTGGATATCATCGCCCGTTTTGCCCATCGTTACTTGGGGATGGGAATGGGACGGACGATGTTCATCTTTGATGCCGTCGTCATTGGCCTGTCCATCCTAACCTACCTTGATTACCGGCAAGCGATGTATACCCTTGTTGCCGTATTTATAGGTGCCAGAGTAATCGACTTTATGCAAGAAGGTGCCTATGCTGCTAGAGGTGCAATGATCATTAGTGATAAAAACAAGCAAATTGCTGAAAAAATCATGAATGATATGGAGCGGGGCGTAACCGTATTAAGGGGATATGGGTCCTTTACCCGCAATGACCGGGAAGTACTCTACTGTGTTGTTGGTAAAAATGAACTAGTCCGCTTAAAGACTGCCATAACATCGGTGGATCCTCATGCATTTGTATCTGTAAGTGAAGTGCATGATGTATTGGGTGAGGGCTTTACCCTTGATGAAAACAAGAATCCCATTGAAAGGTAA